In Rhea pennata isolate bPtePen1 chromosome 8, bPtePen1.pri, whole genome shotgun sequence, one genomic interval encodes:
- the RO60 gene encoding RNA-binding protein RO60: protein MEEEANQMHSLNTKDMPNSESGCVWHVTDMNRLHRFLCFGSEGGTYHVKEQKLGFENAEALLRLIEEGKGCDVVQEIKTFSQEGRAAKQEPLLFALAICSQCSDAKTKQAAFKAVPEVCNITTHLFTFIQFKKDLKEGMRCGIWGRALRKAVADWYNEKNGMAVALAVTKYKQRSGWSHKDLLRLSHLKPASEGIAIVTKYITKGWKDVQETYKDKAVSAETEKLLKYLEAVEKVKRTKDELEVTHLIEEYGLVREHLLTNHLKSKEVWKALLKEMSISVVLRNLGKMTANSVLEPGGSEVAIVCERLGNEKLLKKGRIHPFHILVALETYKAGHGSRGKLWWRPDEDILAALDASFYKTFKTVEPTGKRFLLAVDVSASMTQKVLGSAVNANTVAAAMCMVVARTEKDSHIVAFSHEMVPCTVTADMTLPQVLVKMYEIPMGTTDCSLPMIWAQKTQTAADVFIIFTDNETFAGNIHPAAALREYREKMGIPAKLIVCGMTSNGFTIADPDDRGMLDICGFDTGALDVIRNFALDLI from the exons ATGGAGGAAGAGGCAAATCAAATGCACTCCCTGAATACAAAGGACATGCCAAACTCTGAAAGCGGCTGTGTGTGGCATGTCACGGATATGAATCGACTCCATCGTTTCTTGTGTTTTGGTTCAGAAGGTGGTACTTACCACGTCAAGGAGCAGAAGCTGGgctttgaaaatgcagaagctTTATTAAGACTGATTGAAGAGGGCAAAGGTTGTGATGTTGTTCAAGAAATAAAGACCTTCAGTcaagaaggaagagcagcaaaacAGGAGCCCCTGCTTTTTGCTCTTGCAATTTGCTCACAGTGTTCTGATGCGAAAACTAAACAAGCAGCATTTAAAGCTGTTCCTGAAGTGTGCAACATAACAACTCATCTCTTTACTTTTATCCAAtttaaaaaagatctgaaagaGGGCATGAGGTGTGGCATTTGGGGCCGGGCACTGAGAAAAGCTGTTGCAGACTGGTACAATGAAAAGAATGGCATGGCTGTTGCTCTAGCAgttacaaaatataaacaaagaaGTGGTTGGTCTCATAAAGATCTTCTGAGGTTGTCCCACCTGAAACCTGCCAGTGAAG gAATTGCTATAGTGACTAAATACATCACCAAAGGGTGGAAAGATGTCCAAGAGACATATAAAGACAAAGCAGTTTCTGCAGAGACTGAAAAACTTCTGAAGTATCTGGAGGCTGTGGAGAAAGTGAAGCGCACAAAAGATGAATTGGAAGTTACTCATTTGATAGAAGAATATGGTTTAGTTAGAGAGCATCTTCTGACAAATCATCTGAAATCAAAAGAA GTATGGAAGGCATTGCTGAAGGAAATGTCAATTTCTGTAGTGTTGAGAAATTTAGGAAAGATGACAGCGAATTCAGTGCTTGAACCAGGAGGTTCAGAAGTAGCAATAGTGTGTGAAAGGCTGGGAAATGAGAAACTACTAAAAAAG GGTAGAATACATCCATTTCATATTTTGGTTGCATTAGAAACCTATAAAGCTGGACATGGAAGTAGAGGGAAGCTTTGGTGGCGTCCTGATGAAGACATTTTAGCAGCCTTAGATGCCTCGTTTTACAAAACTTTCAAG aCAGTTGAACCAACAGGAAAACGCTTCTTACTTGCAGTTGATGTCAGTGCATCAATGACACAAAAAGTTCTGGGCAGCGCTGTCAATGCTAATACAGTTGCTGCAGCAATGTGTATG GTTGTGGCACGTACTGAGAAGGATTCCCATATTGTTGCCTTTTCGCATGAAATGGTCCCCTGCACAGTGACAGCTGATATGACGTTACCTCAAGTATTAGTGAAAATGTATGAa ATTCCAATGGGTACCACTGATTGTTCCCTCCCCATGATATGGGCTCAAAAGACACAGACAGCTGCTGATGTCTTCATTATATTTACTGATAATGAGACATTTGCTGGAAATATTCATCCTGCAGCGGCTCTTAGGGAGTACAGGGAG AAAATGGGTATTCCTGCTAAATTGATTGTTTGTGGAATGACATCAAATGGTTTCACTATCGCAGATCCAGATGACAGAGGCATGTTGGATATATGTGGCTTTGATACAGGAGCTTTGGATGTTATTCGAAACTTTGCTTTGgatttgatttaa